In Rattus norvegicus strain BN/NHsdMcwi chromosome 1, GRCr8, whole genome shotgun sequence, a genomic segment contains:
- the Taar9 gene encoding trace amine-associated receptor 9, which translates to MELCYENVNGSCIKSSYSPWPRAILYAVLGLGALLAVFGNLLVITAILHFKQLHTPTNFLVASLACADFLVGVTVMPFSTVRSVEGCWYFGDTYCKFHTCFDTSFCFASLFHLCCISIDRYVAVTDPLTYPTKFTISVSGVCIALSWFFSVTYSFSIFYTGANEEGIEELVVALTCVGGCQAPLNQNWVLLCFLLFFLPTVVMVFLYGRIFLVAKQQARKIEGSANQPQASSESYKERVARRERKAAKTLGIAMAAFLVSWLPYIIDAVIDAYMNFITPAYVYEILVWCVYYNSAMNPLIYAFFYPWFRKAIKLIVSGKVFRADSSRTNLFSEEAGAG; encoded by the coding sequence ATGGAGCTCTGCTACGAGAACGTGAATGGATCTTGCATTAAAAGCTCCTACTCGCCCTGGCCTCGAGCCATCCTCTATGCGGTCCTTGGTTTGGGAGCCCTGCTGGCAGTGTTTGGGAACTTACTGGTCATCACCGCTATCCTCCACTTTAAACAGTTGCACACGCCTACAAACTTTCTGGTGGCCTCGCTGGCCTGTGCTGACTTCTTGGTGGGGGTGACTGTGATGCCCTTTAGCACGGTGCGGTCTGTGGAGGGCTGCTGGTACTTTGGGGACACTTACTGTAAGTTCCACACGTGTTTCGACACCTCCTTCTGCTTTGCGTCTCTGTTTCACTTATGCTGCATCTCCATTGACAGGTACGTTGCAGTCACCGACCCACTGACCTATCCGACCAAGTTCACCATTTCGGTTTCTGGCGTGTGCATCGCTCTCTCGTGGTTCTTTTCTGTCACCTACAGCTTTTCCATCTTTTACACAGGAGCCAACGAGGAAGGGATTGAGGAACTAGTGGTTGCTCTGACCTGTGTGGGAGGCTGCCAGGCTCCACTGAATCAGAATTGGgttttactttgtttccttttgttctttctgccCACTGTCGTCATGGTGTTTCTCTATGGTCGGATATTTTTGGTGGCGAAGCAACAGGCTAGGAAGATAGAGGGTTCGGCCAACCAACCCCAGGCCTCCTCTGAGAGCTACAAGGAAAGAGTAGCCAGACGAGAGAGGAAGGCGGCCAAAACCTTGGGGATCGCCATGGCTGCATTTCTCGTGTCCTGGCTGCCATACATTATCGATGCCGTGATTGATGCCTACATGAACTTCATAACTCCTGCCTACGTCTATGAGATATTAGTGTGGTGTGTTTACTATAATTCAGCTATGAACCCTTTGATATATGCCTTCTTTTATCCTTGGTTTCGCAAGGCAATAAAACTTATTGTGAGTGGCAAAGTCTTCAGGGCTGACTCATCAAGAACTAATCTGTTCTCTGAAGAAGCAGGTGCAGGTTAA
- the Taar8c gene encoding trace amine-associated receptor 8c isoform X1, with the protein MCGVCQVGSMRSRTEIPQASKGRIMTSNFSQATLQLCYENVNASCIKTPYSPGLRVLLYMVFGFGTVLAVCGNLLVVISVLHFKQLHSPANFLIASLASADFLVGISVMPFSMVRSIESCWYFGDTFCSLHSCCDVAFCYSSALHLCFISVDRYIAVTDPLVYPTKFTVSVSGICISISWILPLVYSSAVFYTGISAMGIENLVSALNCVGGCQVVVNQDWVLISFLLFFIPTLVMIILYSKIFLVAKQQAVKIETSVSGSKGESSLESHKARVAKRERKAAKTLGVTVLAFIVSWLPYTIDTLIDAFMGFITPAYVYEFCCWSAYYNSAMNPLIYAFFYPWFRKAMKLILSGKILKGHSSTTSLFSE; encoded by the exons ATGTGTGGGGTATGTCAAGTTGGGTCCATGAGGAG CAGGACAGAAATCCCTCAAGCATCAAAAGGCAGAATCATGACAAGCAACTTTTCCCAAGCAACCCTGCAGCTCTGCTATGAGAATGTGAATGCTTCCTGCATTAAAACCCCCTATTCACCAGGGCTCCGGGTCCTCCTGtacatggtctttggctttggGACTGTGCTGGCAGTGTGTGGGAACCTCCTGGTGGTGATTTCAGTCCTCCATTTCAAGCAGCTGCACTCTCCTGCCAATTTCCTCATCGCCTCCCTGGCCAGCGCTGACTTCTTGGTGGGCATCTCTGTGATGCCCTTCAGCATGGTCAGGTCCATCGAGAGCTGCTGGTACTTTGGAGACACATTTTGTAGCCTTCACAGCTGCTGTGATGTGGCTTTTTGTTACTCTTCTGCTCTCCACCTCTGTTTCATCTCTGTGGACAGGTACATCGCTGTCACGGACCCTCTGGTCTATCCCACCAAGTTCACAGTGTCTGTGTCTGGAATTTGCATCAGCATCTCCTGGATTCTGCCCCTTGTGTACAGCAGTGCAGTGTTCTACACAGGCATCAGTGCTATGGGGATTGAAAACTTAGTAAGTGCTCTCAACTGTGTAGGGGGCTGCCAAGTTGTGGTCAATCAAGACTGGGTTTTGATAAGTTTTCTCTTATTCTTCATACCTACCCTTGTTATGATCATCCTCTACAGCAAAATATTTTTAGTAGCCAAACAGCAAGCTGTGAAAATTGAAACTTCTGTAAGTGGAAGCAAAGGAGAATCGTCCTTAGAGAGTCACAAAGCCAGGGTGgccaagagagagaggaaggctgCCAAAACCTTGGGGGTCACTGTCCTGGCATTTATTGTCTCATGGCTCCCATACACAATTGACACCTTGATTGATGCTTTTATGGGCTTCATCACCCCTGCCTATGTCTATGAATTTTGTTGCTGGAGCGCCTACTATAACTCAGCCATGAACCCTTTGATTTATGCTTTCTTTTACCCTTGGTTTAGGAAAGCCATGAAGCTCATTTTAAGTGGGAAAATTTTGAAGGGTCATTCATCAACTACAAGTTTGTTTTCAGAATAA
- the Taar8c gene encoding trace amine-associated receptor 8c has translation MTSNFSQATLQLCYENVNASCIKTPYSPGLRVLLYMVFGFGTVLAVCGNLLVVISVLHFKQLHSPANFLIASLASADFLVGISVMPFSMVRSIESCWYFGDTFCSLHSCCDVAFCYSSALHLCFISVDRYIAVTDPLVYPTKFTVSVSGICISISWILPLVYSSAVFYTGISAMGIENLVSALNCVGGCQVVVNQDWVLISFLLFFIPTLVMIILYSKIFLVAKQQAVKIETSVSGSKGESSLESHKARVAKRERKAAKTLGVTVLAFIVSWLPYTIDTLIDAFMGFITPAYVYEFCCWSAYYNSAMNPLIYAFFYPWFRKAMKLILSGKILKGHSSTTSLFSE, from the coding sequence ATGACAAGCAACTTTTCCCAAGCAACCCTGCAGCTCTGCTATGAGAATGTGAATGCTTCCTGCATTAAAACCCCCTATTCACCAGGGCTCCGGGTCCTCCTGtacatggtctttggctttggGACTGTGCTGGCAGTGTGTGGGAACCTCCTGGTGGTGATTTCAGTCCTCCATTTCAAGCAGCTGCACTCTCCTGCCAATTTCCTCATCGCCTCCCTGGCCAGCGCTGACTTCTTGGTGGGCATCTCTGTGATGCCCTTCAGCATGGTCAGGTCCATCGAGAGCTGCTGGTACTTTGGAGACACATTTTGTAGCCTTCACAGCTGCTGTGATGTGGCTTTTTGTTACTCTTCTGCTCTCCACCTCTGTTTCATCTCTGTGGACAGGTACATCGCTGTCACGGACCCTCTGGTCTATCCCACCAAGTTCACAGTGTCTGTGTCTGGAATTTGCATCAGCATCTCCTGGATTCTGCCCCTTGTGTACAGCAGTGCAGTGTTCTACACAGGCATCAGTGCTATGGGGATTGAAAACTTAGTAAGTGCTCTCAACTGTGTAGGGGGCTGCCAAGTTGTGGTCAATCAAGACTGGGTTTTGATAAGTTTTCTCTTATTCTTCATACCTACCCTTGTTATGATCATCCTCTACAGCAAAATATTTTTAGTAGCCAAACAGCAAGCTGTGAAAATTGAAACTTCTGTAAGTGGAAGCAAAGGAGAATCGTCCTTAGAGAGTCACAAAGCCAGGGTGgccaagagagagaggaaggctgCCAAAACCTTGGGGGTCACTGTCCTGGCATTTATTGTCTCATGGCTCCCATACACAATTGACACCTTGATTGATGCTTTTATGGGCTTCATCACCCCTGCCTATGTCTATGAATTTTGTTGCTGGAGCGCCTACTATAACTCAGCCATGAACCCTTTGATTTATGCTTTCTTTTACCCTTGGTTTAGGAAAGCCATGAAGCTCATTTTAAGTGGGAAAATTTTGAAGGGTCATTCATCAACTACAAGTTTGTTTTCAGAATAA